The following coding sequences lie in one Spirosoma sp. KUDC1026 genomic window:
- a CDS encoding MvdC/MvdD family ATP grasp protein: MILVISYPDEEHTGAVVQRLTEQGHEVTLVDLADFPARKSMTFTWSVNGEPAYYVDGTDGPIDLRQATVGWWRRVTPFTVDDAVSAAMRPFVLSETGQAINGILDALPCRWVNPRAADDAAHHKPYQWAVAQQVGLKMPRTVVTNQPEEARSFINTVGVGKTVFKAFLASFEDWRETRLIEQEDVDRLELVRFAPVIFQEYIKGVDLRITVIGDQLFAAEIDARKTSYPVDMRMVVGESVVRAVELPIKLKQQLLALQRRLGLDYGAIDMRRTDAGEYFFLEVNPAGQWLFAEQHTGLPITQAMADYLAAFDRVTVPNQRAYEPAYR, encoded by the coding sequence ATGATTTTAGTCATATCGTATCCCGATGAAGAGCATACAGGTGCTGTCGTGCAGCGTCTTACCGAGCAGGGGCATGAGGTAACGCTGGTCGATCTCGCTGATTTTCCCGCCCGAAAAAGCATGACGTTCACCTGGTCGGTGAACGGCGAACCGGCCTATTACGTCGATGGTACTGATGGCCCGATTGATCTGCGGCAGGCAACGGTGGGCTGGTGGCGCCGGGTTACGCCCTTCACCGTCGATGATGCGGTGAGCGCTGCCATGCGCCCTTTTGTCCTCAGCGAAACGGGGCAGGCTATCAACGGCATTCTGGACGCCCTCCCCTGCCGCTGGGTGAATCCGCGTGCCGCCGACGATGCCGCCCACCACAAACCCTACCAATGGGCCGTTGCGCAGCAGGTTGGACTCAAAATGCCCCGTACGGTGGTCACAAACCAACCCGAAGAAGCCCGGTCCTTTATCAATACGGTTGGCGTGGGCAAAACCGTGTTCAAGGCGTTTCTGGCCAGCTTCGAAGATTGGCGCGAAACCCGGCTGATTGAGCAGGAAGACGTTGACCGGCTGGAGCTGGTACGGTTTGCGCCGGTCATTTTTCAGGAGTACATCAAAGGCGTTGACCTGCGAATCACCGTAATTGGCGACCAGCTTTTTGCCGCCGAGATCGACGCCCGGAAAACGTCGTACCCCGTCGACATGCGGATGGTTGTTGGCGAATCGGTTGTCAGGGCGGTTGAGTTGCCGATCAAACTGAAGCAGCAACTCCTCGCGTTACAGCGTCGGCTCGGTCTGGATTACGGCGCTATTGACATGCGACGTACTGACGCGGGCGAATATTTTTTCCTGGAAGTCAACCCAGCGGGGCAATGGTTATTTGCGGAACAGCATACGGGCCTGCCCATTACGCAGGCAATGGCCGATTACCTGGCGGCTTTTGACCGGGTTACGGTACCGAATCAACGCGCTTATGAACCTGCTTACCGGTAA
- the legP gene encoding Dot/Icm T4SS effector Zinc-dependent metalloprotease LegP has product MKTQKVAEPHGEQRSGPIAGTALITGPTFVNKGLQYAEVDGLAIFEGDIILGPIDEIKAQADNGIVLQSIGITSPNGTQFRWANATIPYEIAPGLPNQQRVTDAIAHWEANTRIRFVLRTASNASQFPDYVRYQSGGGCSSQVGRRGGMQIITLGDSCSTGNAIHETGHTVGLWHEQSREDRNSFVQIVWANIDPSMQHNFDQHIADGDDLGAYDYGSIMHYPANAFSINGQATIIPLQTIPAGVVMGQRSGLSAGDINGVHLMYPRPSVTIKEVGKDPIQDPVTIKEIRKDPIRDPVVTIKEVRKDLIQDPITIKEVGRDPIGGTLVEQITQPGIGQVVLPGQLSGTLNPAASPFILAGPSRVNVGDGTPVDLSTQLSLQAQELLTAISQSEQQHAQLVAAYDATVQALNDTQPGTM; this is encoded by the coding sequence ATGAAAACACAGAAAGTAGCGGAGCCACACGGTGAGCAACGATCCGGCCCCATTGCGGGAACAGCCCTGATTACAGGGCCCACGTTTGTCAACAAGGGGTTGCAGTACGCCGAAGTCGACGGTCTGGCGATCTTCGAAGGCGACATTATCCTCGGCCCCATCGACGAAATCAAGGCGCAGGCCGACAACGGTATTGTGCTGCAGTCCATCGGCATCACCAGCCCAAACGGTACGCAGTTCCGCTGGGCCAATGCGACCATTCCGTACGAGATTGCCCCCGGTCTGCCTAACCAGCAGCGGGTCACCGACGCTATTGCCCACTGGGAAGCCAACACCCGGATTCGGTTCGTGTTACGTACGGCTTCTAACGCCAGCCAGTTCCCGGACTATGTCCGTTACCAGAGTGGCGGGGGCTGCTCGTCGCAGGTAGGGCGCCGGGGTGGCATGCAGATCATTACGCTGGGCGATAGTTGCAGCACCGGCAACGCCATCCACGAAACCGGCCATACGGTTGGTCTCTGGCACGAACAAAGCCGCGAAGACCGGAATTCGTTTGTGCAGATCGTCTGGGCAAATATTGACCCGTCCATGCAGCACAACTTCGACCAGCACATTGCCGATGGCGACGATCTGGGCGCGTACGACTACGGCTCGATCATGCACTACCCGGCTAATGCCTTTTCCATCAACGGACAGGCCACCATTATTCCCCTACAGACAATCCCGGCGGGCGTTGTGATGGGGCAGCGTAGTGGTCTGTCGGCGGGCGACATTAACGGCGTGCATTTGATGTACCCTCGCCCCTCCGTCACGATCAAAGAAGTTGGTAAAGATCCCATTCAGGACCCGGTCACCATCAAGGAGATACGGAAAGACCCGATTCGCGATCCGGTTGTTACGATCAAGGAAGTTCGCAAAGACCTTATTCAGGACCCGATTACAATCAAAGAAGTAGGGCGCGATCCCATTGGCGGTACGCTGGTCGAGCAGATTACCCAGCCGGGAATCGGTCAGGTTGTCCTCCCGGGTCAGTTGTCGGGTACGCTTAATCCGGCCGCTTCCCCGTTCATTCTGGCCGGACCAAGCCGGGTCAACGTGGGCGACGGAACACCCGTCGATCTGAGCACGCAGTTGTCCCTGCAGGCACAGGAACTGCTGACGGCCATCAGCCAATCCGAACAGCAGCACGCCCAGCTCGTAGCCGCTTACGACGCAACGGTGCAGGCGCTGAACGACACCCAACCGGGAACGATGTAG
- a CDS encoding tetratricopeptide repeat protein, whose product MLEFLVVASFVGYIIYLRYYADQRTEAEKEVDRLHEGVTLFDNQQYGEAIRYFTRDIQTKAKSPVAFLYRARCYRAQGDITSALSDLNTGKSYDDTITGLHLESGKIHFSQQSYDKAFNDFDKAVFYSQGTQAEPFRWRSKTRQHLNHPEEARQDLTRAEQIEAAQAAQQNVVPVGRRSFFDRQFTLNAGLVLLSGIILLIIIKASSVIHWPYLWAASSAMGIGFLEPRKGWSLAILQTFVLLIGYYVVLGGNQESIHRDVQAFSLFGSIGLTFVGSFIGSMLRKTQA is encoded by the coding sequence ATGCTTGAGTTTCTTGTCGTAGCCTCTTTCGTTGGCTATATCATTTACCTTCGCTACTATGCCGATCAGCGTACTGAAGCCGAAAAAGAGGTCGATCGATTGCACGAAGGCGTTACGTTGTTCGACAATCAGCAGTACGGTGAGGCCATCAGGTATTTCACCCGCGATATTCAGACGAAAGCAAAATCGCCGGTTGCTTTTCTGTACCGGGCCCGCTGCTACCGGGCCCAGGGAGATATTACGTCTGCTCTGTCGGATCTGAATACCGGTAAAAGTTACGATGATACCATTACGGGGCTGCATCTGGAGAGCGGTAAAATCCATTTCAGCCAGCAGAGTTACGATAAAGCGTTCAACGATTTCGATAAAGCCGTTTTTTACTCGCAGGGTACCCAGGCGGAACCCTTTCGCTGGCGCAGTAAGACCCGGCAGCATCTCAACCACCCGGAAGAGGCCCGGCAGGATCTGACCCGTGCCGAGCAGATCGAAGCGGCACAGGCCGCTCAGCAAAACGTTGTCCCGGTTGGTCGCCGGTCTTTTTTTGATCGTCAGTTTACCCTGAATGCCGGACTGGTCCTGCTGTCGGGGATTATCCTGCTGATCATCATCAAAGCCAGTTCCGTCATTCACTGGCCGTATTTATGGGCGGCCAGTTCGGCCATGGGTATTGGCTTTCTCGAACCACGCAAGGGCTGGTCGCTGGCTATCCTGCAGACGTTTGTCCTGCTGATCGGGTATTACGTCGTGCTGGGAGGCAATCAGGAGAGCATTCACCGGGACGTGCAGGCGTTTAGTCTGTTCGGCTCCATCGGGCTCACCTTCGTAGGCAGTTTCATTGGCAGTATGCTCCGCAAAACCCAGGCGTAG
- a CDS encoding PadR family transcriptional regulator, which translates to MNIENAQVQMRKGILEFCILHIISRGEIYASDMLDELTSARIMVVEGTLYPLLTRLKNAGLLDYKWVESTSGPPRKYYVLTELGRNSLEALNDTWLELAESVNAIIGKAGPHLKPVNGATPVMPPADPITPSSNA; encoded by the coding sequence ATGAATATTGAAAATGCTCAGGTGCAGATGCGGAAAGGAATTCTGGAGTTCTGCATACTGCACATCATATCGCGGGGGGAGATCTATGCGTCCGACATGCTGGATGAGCTGACTTCGGCCCGGATCATGGTGGTTGAAGGAACGCTCTACCCGCTGCTGACCCGGCTTAAAAATGCCGGACTGCTGGATTACAAATGGGTGGAATCCACCTCGGGGCCACCCCGAAAATACTACGTGCTCACCGAACTGGGACGAAACTCGCTGGAAGCACTGAACGACACCTGGCTGGAACTGGCCGAATCGGTCAACGCCATCATCGGAAAGGCCGGGCCACACCTGAAACCGGTGAACGGGGCCACGCCCGTGATGCCCCCCGCCGACCCGATTACCCCTTCTTCCAATGCTTAA
- a CDS encoding PspC domain-containing protein, with protein MKKTISINISGVIFHIEEDGYEKLRNYLTTIQQYFSTYEDSQEIITDIENRIAEKLLAKLKAADKQAVSMEDVNELVAAMGTVADFEAVEEEEILVTGGGRHSAAGTGAVPPNTPRPASTTGSGYGSQPTDGGAYAQPRRLVRDLRRKTLGGVAAGLAHYFNWDVVWVRLIFVALVVGFPALMGASGNGDFFGGLSGFTVLIYIAMWIALPGVGTIEDDKTVKKFFRNPEDKVLGGVASGLAAYFGVDIGVIRLLFVLGIVFFGVGFLLYIVLWLISPQANTLTEKMEMQGQPITLSNIEHSIKQNLNINETPNDESTLTRILLLPFRAISVIINGLGSALGPLLNGTVTLIRVIAGIALLIAAFAGMAACLVMLGAAVGIGSGMPFRHSLPVDLFRADITMPMILSTFLLGFLPALGLGILGVMLITNRAVIHSRTALALAGVWLVSMLIFGGTAMPLIHGFQRRGTVEETKVLNVAAATPTFALNDNDDDSFGENPSIELMGYEGTTINLVQHFRAQGTTRAEAQANARQLEYSYVVRDSVIRFNNTTELKAGAHFRAQDLDMELMIPYEKPFRMTEDFARYIRNEFGEKELERMGNSIWKISRAEGLVCLNYPREKDYRGDEEDNDVTDITEDVQGAVTRELGDDFDRIGANTRQFSVTSFEKVDVAGAFVVRFRKGDQYKVVADGREEDLEDINVRVEGDQLKVYIKGKGMFNWGNRKRIGLTITVPTINELHLSGASKASLVGFGNFDDLDLDMSGACRTVFDGTVNTMNVDLSGASNVVLRGQIKTLEVDLSGASKVDATDTNIDKAIVEASGASHVNLGHVTSLESEASGASKVTRRE; from the coding sequence ATGAAAAAGACCATCAGCATCAACATCAGTGGGGTCATCTTCCACATCGAAGAGGATGGCTATGAGAAATTAAGAAACTACCTGACAACGATACAGCAGTATTTCTCGACCTACGAAGACAGTCAGGAAATTATTACGGATATCGAAAACCGTATCGCCGAAAAATTGCTGGCGAAACTGAAAGCCGCTGACAAGCAGGCGGTATCAATGGAAGATGTCAACGAACTGGTTGCCGCTATGGGCACCGTTGCTGATTTTGAAGCCGTTGAAGAAGAGGAGATTCTGGTTACCGGCGGTGGCCGCCATTCGGCTGCCGGTACTGGCGCAGTTCCCCCAAACACCCCCCGTCCTGCCAGTACGACTGGTAGTGGGTATGGGTCGCAACCAACAGACGGTGGTGCCTATGCACAGCCACGCCGACTGGTGCGTGACCTACGCCGGAAAACGCTGGGTGGGGTAGCGGCCGGTCTGGCTCACTACTTCAACTGGGATGTCGTTTGGGTACGGCTCATCTTTGTAGCCCTGGTTGTTGGGTTTCCGGCCCTGATGGGAGCGTCGGGCAACGGCGATTTCTTTGGTGGGTTGAGCGGTTTCACCGTCCTGATCTACATCGCCATGTGGATTGCGCTGCCCGGCGTTGGCACCATTGAAGACGATAAAACGGTTAAAAAATTCTTCCGCAACCCCGAAGACAAAGTACTGGGCGGGGTCGCTTCCGGGCTGGCAGCTTATTTTGGCGTCGATATCGGCGTCATCCGGTTGCTGTTCGTGCTGGGTATTGTTTTCTTCGGCGTCGGTTTTCTGCTCTATATCGTATTGTGGCTCATTTCGCCCCAGGCTAATACGCTGACCGAAAAAATGGAAATGCAGGGTCAGCCCATTACGTTGTCGAATATTGAGCACAGCATCAAGCAGAATCTGAACATCAACGAAACTCCTAACGATGAAAGTACGCTGACCCGGATTTTGCTGCTTCCGTTTCGGGCTATATCGGTCATCATTAACGGACTAGGTAGTGCTCTTGGGCCACTGCTGAACGGAACCGTTACCTTGATCCGGGTTATTGCCGGGATTGCCCTGCTGATCGCGGCCTTTGCTGGCATGGCGGCCTGCCTGGTCATGTTGGGCGCAGCGGTTGGTATCGGATCGGGTATGCCCTTCAGACATAGTCTCCCGGTGGACCTGTTCCGGGCGGACATAACAATGCCCATGATTCTGTCTACGTTTCTGCTCGGGTTTTTACCCGCCTTAGGGCTTGGTATTCTGGGGGTGATGCTGATTACCAACCGGGCAGTCATTCATAGTCGGACGGCGCTGGCGCTGGCGGGTGTTTGGCTGGTGAGTATGCTGATTTTTGGGGGAACGGCTATGCCATTGATCCACGGTTTTCAGCGCCGGGGAACGGTCGAAGAAACAAAAGTGCTGAACGTAGCAGCCGCTACGCCAACCTTTGCGCTGAACGACAACGACGATGATTCATTCGGGGAAAATCCATCCATCGAACTGATGGGCTACGAAGGTACGACCATTAACCTGGTACAGCATTTTCGGGCGCAGGGTACTACCCGGGCCGAAGCGCAGGCCAACGCCCGGCAGCTCGAATACAGCTACGTAGTACGCGACTCGGTTATCCGGTTTAACAACACCACGGAACTGAAAGCCGGTGCCCATTTTCGGGCGCAGGATCTGGATATGGAACTGATGATTCCGTACGAAAAGCCATTTCGCATGACCGAGGATTTTGCCCGCTACATCCGGAACGAATTTGGCGAGAAAGAACTGGAACGAATGGGTAACAGCATCTGGAAAATCAGCCGGGCCGAAGGGCTGGTCTGCCTGAACTATCCCCGTGAAAAAGATTACCGGGGTGACGAAGAAGACAATGACGTAACCGACATCACCGAGGACGTACAAGGCGCCGTTACCCGCGAACTGGGCGACGACTTCGACCGGATTGGTGCGAACACCCGGCAATTCTCAGTAACCTCGTTCGAGAAAGTCGATGTCGCCGGCGCCTTCGTGGTACGTTTCCGGAAAGGTGATCAGTATAAAGTGGTGGCCGACGGTCGCGAAGAAGATTTGGAGGACATCAATGTTAGAGTGGAAGGCGATCAGCTTAAAGTGTACATCAAGGGAAAGGGGATGTTTAACTGGGGCAACCGCAAACGTATCGGCCTGACCATTACGGTACCTACAATCAACGAGCTGCATCTGTCGGGCGCGTCGAAAGCAAGCCTGGTCGGCTTCGGCAACTTCGACGATCTGGACCTCGACATGAGTGGCGCCTGCCGCACGGTATTCGACGGTACGGTCAATACTATGAACGTTGATCTGTCGGGCGCGTCGAATGTCGTACTACGCGGGCAGATCAAAACGCTCGAAGTAGACCTGAGCGGGGCCAGCAAAGTGGACGCGACTGACACGAACATCGACAAAGCAATCGTCGAAGCCAGCGGAGCCAGCCACGTCAACCTGGGCCACGTAACCTCCCTCGAATCTGAAGCTTCCGGAGCGAGCAAAGTGACGAGACGGGAATAA
- a CDS encoding AI-2E family transporter: MATIYTPKQQRVLLITSLIIIGGFIIVGLSGYISAFLGAGILYVVFLPWFNALAIKRGWNRSLVVTFLILFSLIVIILPFLTLSLLLVGRIQYYIQHSDEILGLAKKLEDLTGYQITSQQNIRSALAQAGTYASRLLPSVAGSALDFIVIIGLMFFTMWYMYTQQEDFQRGLQKYLPFKRDTQKELGESLRNNVNANVLGQALVCLVQGALTGLTLWIFGVPDAPFWGVVSFFMAFIPVLGTPIIWAPAGLIQLSQGNTAQGIGILVVGAVVIINIDNLLRIALAKRMGDIHPWITLAGIVLGVPIFGILGLVMGPLLLSYFVVLMKVFERQNREQEKEVVIDKLETQQQAEREV, encoded by the coding sequence ATGGCAACAATTTATACACCCAAACAGCAACGGGTGCTGCTGATTACCAGCCTGATTATTATTGGCGGGTTTATTATCGTTGGTCTCAGCGGTTATATATCGGCTTTTCTGGGCGCGGGAATTCTTTACGTCGTTTTTCTACCCTGGTTCAACGCGCTGGCCATCAAACGAGGCTGGAACCGGTCGCTGGTCGTTACGTTCCTCATCCTTTTCTCGCTGATCGTCATCATCCTGCCCTTCCTGACGCTCAGTCTATTACTGGTAGGGCGGATTCAGTACTACATTCAGCATAGCGACGAAATTCTGGGTCTGGCCAAGAAGCTGGAAGACCTCACCGGTTATCAGATCACCAGTCAGCAAAACATCCGCTCGGCGCTAGCTCAGGCGGGTACGTATGCGAGTCGGCTGCTACCATCCGTAGCGGGCAGTGCGCTGGATTTCATCGTGATTATCGGGTTGATGTTCTTCACGATGTGGTACATGTATACCCAACAGGAGGATTTTCAGCGGGGTCTTCAGAAGTACCTACCCTTCAAGCGGGACACGCAGAAAGAACTAGGAGAGTCATTGCGAAACAACGTTAATGCCAACGTACTGGGGCAGGCGCTGGTTTGTCTGGTACAGGGTGCACTGACGGGCCTCACACTCTGGATCTTTGGTGTTCCCGACGCGCCGTTCTGGGGCGTTGTATCGTTTTTTATGGCATTTATCCCCGTGCTGGGTACGCCCATTATCTGGGCACCGGCTGGTCTGATTCAACTCTCGCAGGGTAACACGGCGCAGGGGATTGGTATTCTGGTTGTTGGCGCAGTGGTTATCATCAACATCGACAATCTGCTACGGATTGCCTTAGCCAAACGCATGGGCGATATTCACCCCTGGATCACCCTGGCCGGTATCGTGCTCGGCGTACCCATTTTCGGTATCCTGGGACTGGTGATGGGTCCCCTGCTTCTCTCCTACTTTGTGGTGCTGATGAAAGTCTTCGAACGCCAAAACCGCGAACAGGAAAAAGAAGTCGTCATCGACAAGCTCGAAACCCAACAGCAAGCAGAGAGAGAAGTTTAA
- a CDS encoding L-serine ammonia-lyase: MAISNPITTSIFDLFKIGPGPSSSHTIGPMKAAFDFRHRLATLPDAVQQQADTIHIHLYGSLSATGKGHGTDRAIVAGLLGWQPETVEPDALLKLLREPDVTYPVETGKMSITVGPQHVHFERVRYDSPYANTMVLKLAAGEQTLYEEEYYSIGGGFIIRKGEPEVDPTSVSVPYPYGTMNELKAQLATHKITLDELMLANEAALTGLSRSVINQKIDQILDFMHKAVRRGLRHKGTLPGTIRLSRKAPILYQQAKGMSQSSDSFLIFLNAYCLAASEENAAGGIVVTAPTSGASGVIPGLTFLAKHHFHYDKATLRSGMLAAAAVGFLVKHNASISGAEMGCMGEIGTASAMGAAFLTRCAQPTGTINTIEAAAEIGIEHHLGMTCDPIGGYVQIPCIERNAMGAIKAYNAFLLATSGAASFQKISLDAVVKVMKATGRDMSTKYKETSEAGLALSATEC, translated from the coding sequence ATGGCGATCAGTAACCCGATCACTACGTCTATTTTCGATCTGTTTAAAATCGGACCGGGACCATCCAGTTCGCATACGATCGGACCCATGAAGGCTGCGTTCGATTTCCGGCACCGGCTGGCTACGCTCCCCGACGCTGTTCAGCAGCAGGCCGACACCATCCATATTCATCTCTACGGTTCACTAAGTGCGACGGGTAAAGGCCACGGTACCGACCGGGCCATTGTAGCGGGACTGCTGGGCTGGCAACCCGAAACCGTTGAACCCGATGCTTTGCTGAAGCTGCTCCGCGAGCCGGACGTAACGTACCCGGTTGAAACGGGAAAAATGTCGATTACCGTTGGGCCGCAGCACGTTCATTTTGAGCGCGTCCGTTACGATTCGCCCTACGCCAACACGATGGTGTTAAAACTGGCGGCTGGTGAGCAGACGCTGTACGAGGAAGAATATTATTCCATTGGCGGTGGGTTCATTATCCGGAAAGGCGAACCGGAAGTCGACCCGACCAGCGTATCGGTGCCGTACCCGTATGGTACCATGAACGAACTGAAAGCGCAGCTGGCCACCCATAAAATCACGCTCGACGAGCTGATGCTGGCCAATGAGGCCGCGCTGACGGGCCTGAGCCGGTCGGTGATCAACCAGAAGATTGATCAGATTCTGGACTTTATGCATAAAGCCGTCCGACGGGGGCTACGGCACAAAGGTACCCTGCCCGGAACCATACGGTTGAGTCGCAAGGCCCCAATTCTGTATCAGCAGGCGAAAGGCATGAGTCAGTCGTCAGACAGCTTTCTCATTTTCCTGAACGCCTACTGCCTGGCGGCATCGGAAGAAAATGCGGCTGGGGGCATTGTCGTTACGGCCCCAACGTCGGGCGCATCGGGTGTTATTCCGGGGCTGACGTTTTTGGCCAAACACCATTTTCATTACGATAAGGCAACACTACGTAGCGGCATGCTGGCAGCTGCGGCTGTCGGTTTTCTGGTGAAACACAACGCCAGTATCTCCGGTGCCGAAATGGGCTGCATGGGCGAAATTGGAACGGCCTCGGCTATGGGTGCGGCCTTTCTGACCCGCTGCGCGCAACCCACTGGTACCATCAATACCATTGAGGCAGCCGCCGAAATTGGCATTGAACACCACCTCGGCATGACCTGCGACCCCATTGGCGGCTATGTCCAGATTCCCTGCATCGAACGGAACGCGATGGGGGCCATCAAAGCCTACAATGCTTTTCTGCTGGCTACATCAGGCGCGGCTTCCTTCCAGAAAATTTCGCTGGATGCCGTTGTCAAGGTCATGAAAGCCACCGGGCGGGATATGTCGACCAAATACAAAGAAACGTCCGAAGCAGGCCTGGCTCTGAGCGCCACGGAATGTTAA
- a CDS encoding oxygenase MpaB family protein, which produces MTLSDSSTTHFVQPDSIARKIWGDADVILLIFAGSAAEFALNRAVDWLFFTGKLPADPIGRLFSTVRYAQEIVFAPDYKARQAIARMSAIHGGVEQKRGYQIPDWAYRDVLYMLIDYSMRAYETLHRPLTLAERGEVFATFRAVGAGMHVPALPTTYADWVADRQAHLNQDLVRSEFTDKLFQRYRDELGSWRYDLLRQAQAVLVPEQVHQLLALPRKPLLAYTVGLYKVLNGLGLRSVVQRILLPAQYLKQIQDLDQ; this is translated from the coding sequence ATGACGCTCAGCGATTCATCAACCACTCATTTTGTCCAACCCGACTCGATCGCCCGTAAAATCTGGGGTGACGCCGACGTCATTCTTCTGATTTTTGCCGGCTCGGCCGCGGAATTTGCCCTCAACCGGGCCGTTGACTGGTTGTTTTTCACTGGTAAATTACCCGCCGATCCAATTGGCCGTCTTTTTTCGACGGTACGCTACGCCCAGGAAATTGTCTTTGCGCCCGACTACAAAGCCCGGCAGGCAATTGCCCGTATGAGCGCCATTCACGGCGGGGTTGAACAGAAACGGGGGTATCAGATTCCCGACTGGGCTTACCGCGACGTATTATACATGCTCATCGACTATTCCATGCGCGCTTACGAAACGCTCCACCGCCCGCTGACGCTGGCCGAACGCGGGGAAGTGTTCGCTACGTTTCGGGCAGTTGGTGCCGGCATGCACGTTCCCGCCCTGCCAACTACCTACGCCGACTGGGTTGCAGACCGGCAAGCTCATCTTAACCAGGATTTAGTACGTAGCGAATTCACCGACAAGCTGTTCCAGCGGTACCGGGACGAGTTGGGCAGCTGGCGCTATGATCTGCTGCGGCAGGCGCAGGCCGTACTGGTTCCCGAACAGGTACATCAGCTTCTGGCGCTTCCCCGTAAACCGCTGCTGGCTTATACGGTTGGTTTGTATAAAGTTTTGAACGGCCTGGGCCTGCGTTCGGTTGTTCAGCGTATCTTGCTCCCTGCCCAGTACCTGAAGCAGATTCAGGACCTGGACCAGTAA
- a CDS encoding OmpA family protein yields MRPGLLFLCWLLAGSLVYGQSKPQPTQQTLFALTAVDDASSAFLAAKFTVDAKLAKKKFAGTSQGTKAFTFVLRQADTLTVVAEVPGYYISEELMAVSCDTCADYAYVVRLAKREEKADSIFRNLEVNRTFQLDKVYFDQSSYVLRSESYPQLDKLVKTLQTTPKLVIEIAGHTDNVGDRRLNQALSHNRAKIIQSYLMRSGITENRLRFVGYGDSRPAAPNDTEENKRKNRRVEFVVLSI; encoded by the coding sequence ATGCGTCCTGGTCTTTTATTCCTCTGCTGGTTGCTGGCGGGCTCGCTGGTATACGGTCAGTCTAAACCACAACCGACCCAGCAAACCCTGTTCGCGCTCACGGCAGTCGACGATGCCAGCTCGGCCTTTCTCGCGGCTAAGTTTACGGTCGATGCCAAACTGGCGAAGAAAAAGTTTGCAGGCACCAGTCAGGGCACTAAAGCCTTTACGTTCGTGCTTCGGCAGGCCGATACGTTGACCGTTGTGGCCGAAGTACCCGGTTATTACATCAGCGAGGAGTTGATGGCCGTTTCCTGCGATACCTGCGCCGATTATGCCTACGTAGTCAGGCTGGCTAAACGGGAGGAAAAAGCCGATTCTATCTTCCGAAACCTGGAAGTAAACCGGACTTTTCAACTCGACAAAGTTTATTTCGACCAGAGCAGCTACGTACTACGTTCAGAGTCTTATCCGCAGCTGGATAAACTTGTCAAAACCCTGCAGACTACCCCAAAACTAGTCATTGAAATTGCGGGACACACCGATAATGTTGGTGATCGTCGACTCAACCAGGCGCTCTCGCATAACCGGGCCAAGATTATTCAATCCTACCTGATGCGAAGCGGCATCACGGAAAACCGTCTGCGTTTCGTTGGTTACGGCGACTCGCGCCCGGCGGCCCCCAACGACACGGAGGAAAACAAGCGCAAAAACCGACGGGTTGAGTTTGTGGTGCTGAGTATTTAA